The genomic DNA CCACTGCATGCGGCTGATCGGCATGGCCGAGCGGGCGATCGAGCTGATGTGCCAACGGGCCGTGTCCCGCGTCGCGTTCGGCAAGGCGCTGGCCCAGCAGGGCGTCGTCCACAACTGGATCGCGGACGCGCGGGTCGCCGTAGAGCAACTGCGGCTGCTGGTCCTGAAGACGGCCTGGATGATGGACACCGTCGGCAACAAGGGCGCCCACGCGGAGATCCAGGCCATCAAGATCGCCACGCCCCGCACGGTCGTCGGCATCCTCGACAAGGCGATCCAGTTGCACGGCGCGGGCGGCGTGAGCCAGGACTTCCCGCTGGCCGAGCTGTACGCGAGCGCCCGCACCCTGATGCTGGCCGACGGCCCGGACGAGGTGCACCAACGGTCGCTGGCGCGGCGGGAGTTGAAGAAGTACCTGTAGTGCGCGAGGAGTTGGAGGGGTGAACACCTGGTATGCGTGTCCGGTGTGCGCACCCCTCCAGCTCCGTTCCCCCGAGGTGATGGTCAGTTGGGCGTGCTCGCCTTCAACGTCCAGCCCTGCCGGCAGGTGTGCCCGAAGATGCCGACGTCGCAGCCCTCGACGCTGAAGACGTAGGCGCCGGTGTTCCGCTCCAGCACCCGGATCCGCCCGGTCGTCCCGCCGCCGAACTCGCGCTGGGTGCCCCCGGGGTCGGAGGCGCTCGTCCAGCGGACCAGGAACCTGTCGTAGCGGTGCTCCGGGGCCGTCGTGCCCCAGTTGAAGTAGGCGTAGCCGCGGTCCTCCCACGCGGCGACGACCATGTTCGAGCCCTGTCGCGGCGACCAGGTGGCGGTGCCGTAGGTGAAGTACTGGCGCTTTCCGGCGTAGGCGCCGTTCAGGTACACGTCCCTGGTGCCGGTGGTCGGACAGCCGAGCCAGCCGCTCGCTCCGCCGAGCGCGCTCCAACGCTGGTAGATGTGCGGCTCGTTCACCGCGATACCGCACGCGGCCCGCGCCGGTGTCTGCGCGGCGGCCGGCACCGCGGCCGTACCGCCGAGAGCGAGCAGGGAGCCCAGGACAACGCCGGTCAGGCGCCGCTTCGTTGACAGCATGGTGTTTCCCCCGTTGGTTCCTGTCGGACGGTCCGGCGAGGTGTCCGCCGTTCCGCTGCTACGAGCATCACGGCGACGGGGGCCGGGAGTTGAGGGGAAGTCCTCGGGCAAGGCCGGGGACCTCTCCCGGGTGGACCGGGAAGCGTTCCCAGGACACCCGGGCGGCGCGCCCCCACGATGGGACGCATGGACGACCGCGACGGGCGCACACCGCTACGCACGGCGACGGCGTACGTGCTGCTGGGGCTGGCGGCGCTCCAAGTGGCGGTCGGGGCGGTCGCGTTGGCGGCGGCCGGGGTCTCCGCCGCCGACGTGGTCCGCTACGACATGGTCGTCGACATGGCGGTCGGTCTCGCCTACCCGGTCTGCGGCACGGTGATCGCGCTGCACCGGCCGCGCAATCCCATCGGCTGGCTGCTGATCGCCTACGGGCTGGGCCACGCGTTCACGGGTCTGTCGATCGGGCTGGCCGTCCAGGGGCTACGGCTGGGCTGGTCCCCCGAGTTGCTGCACGCGCTCACCACCGTCGGCCGCCACACCTGGATCGTCGGCAGCTCCACGGCGTTCGTCCTCGTGTTCTTCCTGTTCCCCGACGGACGGCTGCCCGACCGCCGCTGGCGCTGGGCCCTGGTCGCCCAACTCCTGTCCTCCCCGCTCGACTTCGCCATCTGGGCGCGGGACGACTGGGGGCTGTACCGCGGCACGCCCGCCCAACCGTCGTACCTCCCGGTGCCGGACGGCTGGATGCCCGCCCTGCGGGACATCGAGACCGCCAAGGCCTGCCTGGTGCTGGTCGCCGTCTTCGCCGTCATGGCCGTGCGCTACCGGCGCGGCGGAGAACAGGACCGCCGCCGACTCCTGTGGCTGTTCGCGGGAATGCTGCCGCTGGCGTTGAGCGTGGCCCTCCAGATCCTCGGCTTCCCGGCCGTCTACACGTCCTGCTGCACGCTGTTCCTGCCGACCGCCATCATGATCGCCGTGGTCCGCGAGGAACTGCTCGACATCCGTCTCGTCGTCTCCCGCAGCCTGCTCTACGCCACCCTCACACTCGGCCTGGTCGTCGGCTACGTCGGCCTCGTCACCTCCGTCCAGTCCCTCCTCAACCCCGACCCGGCGCTGCTCGGCCCGGCCCTGATCGCGGTCACCCTCGCCCTCGCCTTCGAACCGGCCCGCCGCCTCCTCCAACGCATGGTCGACCGCGCCCTGTACGGCGACCGCCACGACCCCGTGCGCGCGGTCTCCCGCATCGGCGAGCGGCTGGCCGGCACCGGCGTCGGCGCGGTCCCGGAGGCGGTCGGCGAGGCACTGCGGCTGCCGTACGTCAGCGTGGAGTCGAAGTCCGGTGTGACGGACGGGAGTTGGGGCGAGCCCGGGGAACGGATCCACGCCATACCCCTCGACTACGACGGGCGGACCGTCGGCGCGCTGGTGATCGGACTGCGCCCCGGCGAACAGCAGCCCGACACCGCAGACCTGGCGGTCCTGGAGCTGCTCGCCGTACCGCTGGCCGCCGCGCTGCACGCCACCGACCTCACCCGGCAGTTGCAGCACTCCCGGGAACGGATCGTGGCCGCGCGCGAGGAGGAGCGGCGCCGGATCCGCCGCGATCTGCACGACGGCCTCGGACCGACCCTCGCCGGAGCCGCCTTCCAGGCCGACGCCGTACGCAATCTGCTGACGTTCGATCCGGAGCGGGCGGCGGAGCTGCTGGCCGAGTTGCGGTCCGAGGTCGGGGGCGCGGTCGCGGAGGTGCGCCGGCTGGTGGACGGGCTACGGCCGCCGGATCTGGACCAGTTGGGGCTGCTGGGCGCGTTGCGGGAGCGTGCGGTGCGGCTGTCCTGGCGGGCGGACGGCGCCCCGATCCAGGTGCGGGTCCGGGCCCCGGAGCGGTTGCCCGCGCTGCCCGCCGCCGTCGAGGTGGCCGCGTACCGCATCGCGATCGAGGCGCTGACCAACGCGGCCCGGCACGCCCGCGCCTCCCGGGTGGACCTGCTCATCGAGATCGGCGAGGGGCTGCGCCTGGAGGTGTGCGACGACGGTTCGCCGGAGGCGGAGGGGACCGCGTGGACACCGGGCGTGGGCATCACGTCGATGCAGGAGCGCGCGGCGGAGCTGGGCGGGCGGTGTGTGGCGGGACAGGGGCGGGTGGTGGCGACGCTGCCGTTGGGAGAGGCGATGTGATGGGGCTGGAACCTGGGGGCGGGGACGACGGGGACGCGCTGCGGGTCGTCCTCGCCGACGATCACCCCGTGGTCCGCACCGGACTGGCCGCGCTCCTGGAGTCCGTGCGGGACGGCACCCCGCGCGTGCGGGTCGTCGGGGTCGCCGCAAGCGGGCGGGAGGCGGTACGGGCGGCGGTGACCCTGCGTCCGCACGTGGTGGTGATGGACATCCGGATGCCCGATCTGAACGGCATCGAGGCAACGCGGGAGATCGGCCGGGTGGCGCCCCGGGTGGCCGTGCTGATGCTCACCATGGTCGAGGAGGACGACTCGGTGTTCGCCGCGATGCGGGCGGGCGCCCTGGGCTATGTCCTCAAGGGCGCGGGCCAGGACGAGATCGTCCGGGCGATCCGGGCGGTGGCCGCGGGCCAGGCGATCTTCGGTCCCGGCGTCGCCCGGCGCGTGCTCGGCCGGCTCAGCACACCACCGGACCGCCCCGACCCGTGCCCGACGCTCACCCCGCGCGAACGGGACGTCCTCGCCCTGATCGCCGAGGGCCGGCCCAACTCGGTCGTGGCCGCCCGCCTGGGCCTGTCCCCGAAGACGGTCAGCAACCACAT from Streptomyces sp. NBC_01478 includes the following:
- a CDS encoding LGFP repeat-containing protein — encoded protein: MLSTKRRLTGVVLGSLLALGGTAAVPAAAQTPARAACGIAVNEPHIYQRWSALGGASGWLGCPTTGTRDVYLNGAYAGKRQYFTYGTATWSPRQGSNMVVAAWEDRGYAYFNWGTTAPEHRYDRFLVRWTSASDPGGTQREFGGGTTGRIRVLERNTGAYVFSVEGCDVGIFGHTCRQGWTLKASTPN
- a CDS encoding response regulator transcription factor, giving the protein MGLEPGGGDDGDALRVVLADDHPVVRTGLAALLESVRDGTPRVRVVGVAASGREAVRAAVTLRPHVVVMDIRMPDLNGIEATREIGRVAPRVAVLMLTMVEEDDSVFAAMRAGALGYVLKGAGQDEIVRAIRAVAAGQAIFGPGVARRVLGRLSTPPDRPDPCPTLTPRERDVLALIAEGRPNSVVAARLGLSPKTVSNHMSAVLAKLGVADRTEAAAWAREAGLGPTPEP
- a CDS encoding sensor histidine kinase; protein product: MDDRDGRTPLRTATAYVLLGLAALQVAVGAVALAAAGVSAADVVRYDMVVDMAVGLAYPVCGTVIALHRPRNPIGWLLIAYGLGHAFTGLSIGLAVQGLRLGWSPELLHALTTVGRHTWIVGSSTAFVLVFFLFPDGRLPDRRWRWALVAQLLSSPLDFAIWARDDWGLYRGTPAQPSYLPVPDGWMPALRDIETAKACLVLVAVFAVMAVRYRRGGEQDRRRLLWLFAGMLPLALSVALQILGFPAVYTSCCTLFLPTAIMIAVVREELLDIRLVVSRSLLYATLTLGLVVGYVGLVTSVQSLLNPDPALLGPALIAVTLALAFEPARRLLQRMVDRALYGDRHDPVRAVSRIGERLAGTGVGAVPEAVGEALRLPYVSVESKSGVTDGSWGEPGERIHAIPLDYDGRTVGALVIGLRPGEQQPDTADLAVLELLAVPLAAALHATDLTRQLQHSRERIVAAREEERRRIRRDLHDGLGPTLAGAAFQADAVRNLLTFDPERAAELLAELRSEVGGAVAEVRRLVDGLRPPDLDQLGLLGALRERAVRLSWRADGAPIQVRVRAPERLPALPAAVEVAAYRIAIEALTNAARHARASRVDLLIEIGEGLRLEVCDDGSPEAEGTAWTPGVGITSMQERAAELGGRCVAGQGRVVATLPLGEAM